From Thermomicrobiales bacterium, the proteins below share one genomic window:
- a CDS encoding helix-turn-helix transcriptional regulator has translation MFLEGLFLQRLAAELCIDAGDLDGARGWLEAHDRWLAWGTTVLGRADGQLMGHLASGSWRCGHGSRLRRADSVVASSPDQPLVLLAAHRIMGELEATSGNPDSAESHLEVSLELATVCDAPFERALTLLALAKFRMEMKQAMPVEPLLDEARAICEGLGAVLVLARIAELTNRLTASKPGSTHPAGLTAREQQVLLLVAAQKTDKEIAEALFISPHTASTHVKHVLAKLGVSSRREAAGYAASLENTGPDT, from the coding sequence TTGTTTCTCGAAGGATTGTTCCTGCAGCGCCTGGCCGCGGAACTCTGCATCGACGCAGGCGATCTCGACGGAGCCCGCGGTTGGCTGGAAGCACACGACCGCTGGCTCGCCTGGGGCACAACGGTGCTGGGACGCGCCGACGGTCAGCTCATGGGCCATCTGGCATCAGGCAGTTGGCGATGTGGCCACGGCTCGAGACTGCGCCGCGCAGACAGTGTCGTTGCGTCGTCCCCGGATCAACCGTTGGTTCTGCTTGCCGCGCACAGGATCATGGGAGAGCTGGAAGCAACCTCCGGCAACCCGGATTCCGCCGAATCGCACCTGGAAGTGTCGCTCGAGCTGGCCACTGTCTGTGACGCTCCGTTCGAACGCGCCCTGACGTTGCTCGCGCTCGCGAAGTTTCGAATGGAGATGAAACAGGCAATGCCCGTTGAGCCACTCCTGGACGAGGCCCGGGCAATCTGTGAAGGCCTTGGAGCGGTTCTCGTACTCGCGCGCATCGCCGAACTGACGAACAGACTAACTGCGTCGAAGCCAGGATCGACGCATCCAGCCGGACTGACAGCCCGCGAGCAACAGGTGCTGCTCCTCGTCGCTGCGCAGAAGACTGACAAGGAAATTGCCGAAGCGCTTTTCATCAGTCCGCACACGGCGTCAACCCACGTCAAGCACGTGCTTGCCAAACTCGGCGTCAGCAGTCGCCGTGAAGCCGCCGGGTATGCGGCGTCCCTCGAGAATACTGGCCCGGATACCTAA